In Juglans regia cultivar Chandler chromosome 13, Walnut 2.0, whole genome shotgun sequence, the following proteins share a genomic window:
- the LOC108985447 gene encoding nucleobase-ascorbate transporter 7-like: MAGGGGHAPQPKQEELQPHPAKDQLTSISYCITSPPPWPEAILLGFQHYLVMLGTTVLIPTSLVPQMGGGNEEKAKMIQTILFVAGLNTLFQTLFGTRLPAVIGASYTYVPTTISIILAGRYSNILNPQEKFEKIMRGIQGALIIASTLQIVLGFSGLWRNVARFLSPLSAVPLVALSGFGLYEFGFPVLAKCIEIGLPQLIILVIFSQYIPHLMHGETHVFGRFAVIFSVVIVWIYAHLLTVGGAYKNTGPKTQISCRTDRAGIIGAAPWIRVPYPFQWGAPTFDAGEAFAMMAASFVALVESTGAFFAVSRYASATPLPPSILSRGVGWQGVGILFSGIFGTGNGSSVSVENAGLLALTRVGSRRVVQISAGFMIFFSILGKFGAVFASIPAPIIAGLYCLFFAYVGSAGLSLLQFCNLNSFRIKFILGFSVFMGLSIPQYFNEYTLINGYGPVHTGARWFNDMINVPFSSEPFVAGLLALFLDTTLHRKDNQTMKDRGMLWWTRFQSFKTDTRSEEFYTLPFNLNKFFPSV, translated from the exons atGGCAGGAGGTGGAGGACATGCGCCACAGCCAAAACAAGAAGAGCTACAGCCACATCCAGCAAAAGACCAGCTAACGAGCATTTCTTACTGCATTACCAGCCCTCCTCCATGGC CTGAGGCAATTCTACTTGGCTTCCAACATTACCTGGTGATGCTTGGCACAACTGTGTTGATTCCCACATCTCTAGTTCCGCAAATGGGAGGTGGCAAT GAGGAGAAAGCAAAAATGATTCAGACAATATTGTTTGTGGCTGGTTTGAACACATTGTTTCAAACCCTGTTTGGAACTCGTCTACCTGCTGTGATTGGAGCTTCTTACACCTATGTGCCAACAACCATTTCAATCATTTTGGCAGGACGATACAGTAACATTTTAAATCCTCAGGAG aaatttgaaaagataaTGCGTGGAATCCAGGGTGCTCTTATTATTGCCTCGACTCTTCAGATTGTATTAGGCTTTAGTGGCCTTTGGCGTAATGTTGCGAG GTTCTTGAGTCCACTTTCTGCTGTTCCCCTGGTCGCTTTATCTGGTTTTGGGCTATATGAGTTTGGTTTTCCGGTG CTTGCAAAATGCATAGAGATTGGGCTGCCACAGCTcattattttagtaatattttccCAG TATATACCTCACTTGATGCATGGTGAGACGCATGTCTTCGGCCGCTTTGCTGTTATATTCTCGGTGGTGATTGTTTGGATTTATGCTCACCTGCTCACCGTTGGTGGGGCTTACAAGAATACAGGGCCTAAAACCCAAATAAGTTGTAGAACAGATCGTGCCGGAATCATTGGTGCTGCTCCATG GATAAGAGTTCCATATCCTTTTCAATGGGGAGCTCCCACTTTTGATGCGGGAGAAGCTTTTGCAATGATGGCTGCTTCATTTGTTGCTCTTGTGGAG TCCACTGGCGCATTCTTTGCTGTGTCAAGGTATGCAAGTGCAACTCCACTGCCACCTTCTATTCTCAGCCGTGGTGTTGGTTGGCAG GGAGTGGGCATTCTGTTCTCGGGGATATTTGGAACTGGTAATGGGTCATCAGTTTCTGT TGAAAATGCGGGACTGTTAGCATTGACTCGTGTTGGTAGCCGAAGGGTTGTCCAAATATCAGCTGGATTCATGATCTTCTTTTCCATACTTG GAAAATTCGGAGCTGTCTTTGCTTCAATTCCAGCACCCATCATTGCTGGTTTATATTGCCTGTTCTTTGCTTATGTGG GTTCAGCAGGCCTCAGTCTTCTTCAGTTTTGCAATCTAAACAGCTTTAGGATAAAGTTCATATTAGGCTTCTCTGTTTTCATGGGATTATCAATACCTCAATACTTCAATGAGTATACACTTATTAACGGATATGGTCCTGTCCACACGGGAGCAAGATGG TTCAATGATATGATCAATGTACCATTCTCATCAGAGCCATTTGTTGCCGGCTTATTGGCTCTGTTCCTGGACACCACACTACACCGGAAAGACAACCAAACCATGAAAGATAGAGGCATGCTTTGGTGGACGAGATTCCAGTCATTCAAGACAGACACAAGAAGCGAGGAATTCTACACTCTACCCTTTAACCTGAACAAGTTTTTCCCATCTGTTTGA
- the LOC108985454 gene encoding uncharacterized protein LOC108985454: protein MGNCQAIDAAALVIQHPSGKIERMYWPVSASEVMKTNPGHYVSLIIPLPVPEEENKEQKTVRFTRVKLLRPTDTLALGHAYRLVTTQEVMKVLRAKKHAKTKQQQQESDGKSQTVPEKQQRSGCEAEGKSDMEKTSQVMKHERQRVRTPSTNSAVMRSKSWRPSLQSISEAGS, encoded by the exons atgGGCAATTGTCAGGCCATAGATGCAGCAGCCCTGGTAATACAACACCCAAGTGGTAAGATAGAGAGGATGTATTGGCCTGTAAGCGCCAGTGAGGTGATGAAAACGAATCCCGGTCACTATGTTTCTTTGATCATCCCGTTGCCTGTACCTGAGGAAGAGAACAAGGAGCAGAAGACCGTCCGGTTCACCCGCGTAAAACTTCTCCGGCCAACTGATACGCTTGCTCTTGGCCATGCTTATCGGCTTGTCACTACTCAAG AGGTCATGAAGGTGTTGCGGGCAAAAAAGCATGCCAAAacgaagcagcagcagcaagaaTCAGATGGGAAGTCACAGACAGTGCCAGAGAAGCAGCAGCGTTCAGGTTGTGAGGCAGAAGGGAAGTCAGATATGGAGAAGACATCTCAG GTGATGAAACATGAAAGACAGCGAGTAAGGACACCATCAACGAACTCTGCAGTAATGAGATCAAAATCTTGGCGCCCCTCATTGCAGAGCATCTCTGAGGCAGGAAGCTGA
- the LOC108985455 gene encoding protein PLASTID REDOX INSENSITIVE 2, chloroplastic-like has translation MALYYSSLFFNPAVTPAIQPSNTPLLLTPIRILRLRHSKPFSQFTLAKPPRASPPHKYTYPDPIPEFAVAETQKFRSELVRKLLKDKDTFGDDLDEVIDVCTEIFSEFLHKEYGGPGTLLVEPFTNMLVALKQKRLPGAPLAARASLLWAQNYVDQDWEVWNSNLPN, from the exons ATGGCCCTCTACTACTCCTCTCTTTTCTTCAACCCTGCAGTCACTCCCGCCATCCAACCCTCTAACACTCCTCTCTTGCTCACCCCAATCCGTATCCTACGCCTCCGCCATTCGAAACCCTTCTCCCAATTCACCTTAGCAAAACCTCCCCGAGCCTCGCCGCCACACAAGTACACGTACCCGGACCCCATTCCAGAATTCGCTGTAGCT GAGACACAGAAGTTCAGGTCTGAGCTTGTGAGGAAGCTTTTGAAGGACAAGGATACATTCGGGGATGACCTTGATGAGGTCATAGATGTCTGTACAGAG ATATTTAGTGAATTCTTGCACAAGGAGTATGGAGGACCAGGGACATTATTGGTGGAGCCTTTCACAAATATGTTGGTTGCTCTCAAGCAGAAACGGTTACCTGGAGCACCTTTGGCTGCAAGGGCATCCCTGTTATGGGCACAAAACTACGTCGATCAGGACTGGGAAGTTTGGAACTCCAACCTACCGAATTGA